One window of Caldisericum exile AZM16c01 genomic DNA carries:
- a CDS encoding Maf family protein has protein sequence MRFILASSSERRIEYLKNFGFDFEVKKIEVTEKIFNNDPVKTVVYNAYMKAYKVRKHYNLPVVGMDTIVELNGRIFGKPKDEKENVKMIKKLLGNSHRVITGIVALKDEFSIIDYEISIVHFRKEVDMELIKKYVASKEGLDKAGGYAIQGLGSIFIDEVSGPLDNVIGVPILKVHEILKMMEEV, from the coding sequence ATGAGATTCATTCTTGCAAGTAGCTCCGAAAGACGCATTGAATATTTAAAAAATTTTGGCTTTGACTTTGAAGTAAAGAAAATTGAAGTAACTGAAAAAATCTTTAACAATGACCCTGTGAAGACTGTTGTATATAACGCATACATGAAGGCATATAAGGTACGTAAGCACTATAATCTTCCCGTCGTTGGAATGGATACAATAGTCGAATTAAACGGAAGAATTTTTGGAAAACCTAAAGATGAAAAGGAAAATGTTAAAATGATTAAAAAACTTCTTGGGAATAGCCATCGTGTCATAACGGGAATTGTTGCTTTAAAAGATGAATTTAGTATAATTGATTACGAAATTTCTATTGTACACTTTCGAAAAGAGGTTGATATGGAACTTATTAAAAAATATGTTGCCTCAAAAGAAGGTCTTGATAAAGCAGGTGGATATGCGATACAGGGGCTTGGGTCTATTTTCATTGACGAAGTTTCAGGGCCTTTAGATAACGTTATTGGAGTTCCGATTTTGAAAGTGCACGAAATTTTAAAAATGATGGAAGAGGTGTAA
- a CDS encoding FAD:protein FMN transferase, which translates to MSKKIVVTISIFVLLILLLIYFANLSYSVEIYSMNTVIDIKVWGINRFKIVNEIESEINRLNLLFDDFNPNSEVSKINSNAGVKPVDVSPETVDIIKKAKDMYFKTDGSFNIMIAPVLNLWGFKTGEFRVPSDSEIESALKLTNNINDIEIIHNSVFLKRSGEEIDLGGIAKGYTLDKVYEILKRNNINKAIVNMGGNVLVYSKNPDDVFKIGIKHPRSNGIIAVVQVKSGTFIATSGDYERFFEYNGVRYCHIIDPKTGKPAQRVVSTTAITNVGYIGDVLSTAMFVEGKEGTFSLANKFNIASVVVDDSLKIFYTDNLKGLITLETGG; encoded by the coding sequence TTGAGTAAAAAAATTGTTGTTACAATTTCAATATTTGTTTTACTTATTCTTCTTTTAATATACTTTGCGAATCTCTCATATTCTGTTGAGATATACAGCATGAACACTGTCATTGATATAAAAGTTTGGGGGATAAATAGATTTAAAATAGTTAATGAGATAGAAAGCGAAATTAACCGCCTTAACTTACTGTTTGATGATTTTAATCCTAATTCAGAAGTTTCTAAGATAAATAGTAACGCAGGTGTTAAACCAGTGGATGTTTCACCTGAAACAGTTGACATAATCAAAAAGGCTAAGGATATGTATTTTAAAACAGATGGAAGTTTTAACATTATGATTGCGCCTGTCCTTAATCTTTGGGGGTTTAAAACAGGTGAGTTCCGAGTTCCGAGTGATTCCGAAATAGAATCTGCGTTAAAGTTGACTAATAATATAAACGATATTGAAATTATTCATAACAGTGTCTTTTTGAAAAGAAGTGGTGAAGAAATTGATTTAGGAGGGATTGCAAAGGGCTATACACTTGATAAAGTTTACGAAATTTTGAAGAGAAATAATATAAATAAAGCAATAGTAAATATGGGTGGGAATGTACTGGTTTATAGCAAAAATCCAGATGATGTATTTAAAATAGGGATAAAACATCCAAGAAGTAACGGTATTATTGCGGTAGTTCAGGTAAAAAGTGGTACATTTATTGCAACTTCGGGTGATTATGAGCGTTTCTTTGAGTACAACGGCGTTAGGTATTGTCATATAATTGATCCTAAAACAGGCAAACCTGCTCAAAGGGTAGTTTCAACAACCGCAATAACAAATGTCGGATATATTGGTGATGTCCTTTCGACTGCTATGTTTGTTGAAGGAAAAGAAGGTACCTTTTCGTTAGCAAATAAATTTAATATAGCGTCTGTTGTTGTTGATGATAGTCTAAAAATTTTTTACACTGATAATTTGAAGGGGTTAATTACTCTTGAAACCGGGGGATAA
- a CDS encoding DUF4321 domain-containing protein produces MKKFSYGRFFIFVILGLIIGTPLGVFIGKVFPVFDYGLNFGFPTMSLDFVFIKLTFGVSIKINVGSIIGVILFVLFFTLT; encoded by the coding sequence ATGAAGAAATTTTCTTACGGAAGATTCTTTATTTTTGTAATTTTGGGGCTTATCATTGGAACGCCTCTTGGTGTATTTATTGGAAAAGTTTTTCCAGTATTTGATTACGGATTAAATTTTGGTTTTCCTACTATGAGTCTTGACTTTGTATTTATTAAGTTAACTTTTGGTGTATCGATTAAGATCAATGTTGGCTCAATTATTGGAGTTATCCTTTTTGTGCTGTTCTTTACTCTAACATGA
- the mreB gene encoding rod shape-determining protein: MGLFSKELAIDLGTANTVVYVRGRGVVVREPTIIALDHNKRVVAVGNEAKSMAGRTPFEIDVVRPIKDGVINDFETTEALLDYFISKAGGKRGIFRPIVLIGVPSGVTPVEKKAVIDAAIHVGARQAYVIPEPLAAAIGAGLPIEEARGSMIVDIGGGTTEVAVISLKGIVVGKSTRIAGDEMNEAIINYIRRQYSILIGDVTAEQIKMRIGSAFPLDKDEKMEIRGRDLIDGLPKSITITSEEIRKALQPILEEILNVIKSTLEITPPELASDVMDRGIMLSGGGALLKNIDKFLTHRTGILFTVAEDPLSSVALGAGKVIENFDYYKDAISS, translated from the coding sequence ATGGGACTGTTTTCTAAAGAACTTGCAATAGATTTGGGTACAGCAAATACTGTAGTATATGTTAGAGGAAGAGGTGTTGTTGTAAGAGAGCCAACGATTATTGCGCTTGATCACAATAAAAGGGTAGTTGCGGTGGGAAATGAAGCAAAGTCAATGGCTGGAAGGACTCCATTTGAGATTGATGTAGTACGACCCATAAAAGACGGAGTCATTAACGATTTTGAAACGACCGAGGCGTTGCTTGATTACTTTATTTCAAAAGCAGGTGGCAAAAGGGGAATTTTTAGACCTATAGTTTTGATTGGTGTCCCAAGCGGAGTTACACCTGTTGAGAAAAAAGCAGTTATTGATGCTGCAATCCATGTAGGGGCAAGACAAGCATATGTAATTCCAGAGCCTCTTGCAGCAGCAATTGGGGCAGGTCTTCCAATAGAAGAGGCAAGAGGTTCAATGATCGTAGATATCGGTGGTGGAACAACGGAGGTTGCAGTAATTTCGCTAAAAGGTATTGTCGTTGGAAAATCTACAAGGATTGCAGGCGACGAGATGAACGAAGCAATAATAAATTATATTAGAAGACAATACAGTATCTTAATTGGTGATGTAACTGCGGAGCAAATAAAGATGCGTATTGGAAGCGCTTTTCCTCTTGATAAAGATGAAAAAATGGAGATACGCGGGAGGGACCTTATTGATGGTCTTCCTAAATCAATTACAATAACCTCAGAGGAAATAAGAAAAGCCCTTCAACCGATACTTGAGGAGATACTCAATGTGATAAAAAGCACGCTCGAAATTACTCCTCCGGAACTTGCATCAGATGTTATGGATAGAGGAATAATGCTTTCTGGTGGGGGAGCGTTACTTAAGAATATCGACAAGTTTTTAACTCATAGAACAGGAATCTTATTTACTGTCGCAGAAGACCCGCTTTCTTCAGTTGCTCTTGGTGCAGGCAAAGTGATAGAGAATTTTGACTACTATAAAGATGCAATTTCCTCGTGA
- the gltA gene encoding NADPH-dependent glutamate synthase — MNVNKKLTPMKEQEPHERRNNFFEVPLGYTKEEAILEASRCLQCPTHPCIEGCPVHINIPAFIKAIKEEKFDLAIDIIHESNLLPAVTGRVCPQEEQCQAVCVMGKVGDPVGIGRLERFVADLDLEKRRKGEVTVPKKEKDNGIKVAIVGSGPAGLSCAADLSRMGYDVTIFEAFHVAGGVLVYGIPEFRLPKAIVEEEISMLSKMGVKFVFDFLVGRTRTIQGLFDDGFKAVFLGTGAGLPQFMHIPGENLGGIYSANEFLTRVNLMKAYKFPEFDTPIKRAKRVAVIGGGNVAMDAARTALRLGAEHVYLIYRRSREEMPARAEEIVHAEEEGIEFVLLSNPVRYIGDEKGFVKQVECIKMQLGEPDSSGRRRPIPIEGSEFTIDIDEAIVAIGTTPNPIIAKTTEGLKVGRHGEILVDENLQTSVKGVFAGGDIVTGAATVITAMGAGRLAAKSIDRFIKGEI; from the coding sequence ATGAACGTTAATAAAAAACTTACTCCAATGAAAGAGCAGGAACCGCACGAGAGAAGAAACAATTTTTTTGAGGTTCCTTTAGGATATACAAAAGAGGAAGCGATTTTAGAGGCTTCGAGATGTTTGCAGTGTCCTACGCATCCTTGTATTGAGGGATGTCCAGTTCACATAAATATTCCTGCCTTCATTAAAGCAATTAAAGAAGAAAAATTTGATCTTGCAATAGATATAATCCATGAATCAAATCTTCTTCCTGCAGTAACAGGAAGGGTTTGTCCACAGGAGGAGCAGTGTCAGGCTGTTTGTGTAATGGGTAAAGTTGGTGATCCGGTTGGAATTGGGCGTCTTGAAAGATTTGTTGCCGATTTAGATCTTGAAAAAAGGCGAAAAGGAGAAGTTACAGTTCCCAAAAAGGAAAAAGATAACGGTATAAAGGTTGCAATAGTTGGTTCGGGACCTGCTGGACTTTCCTGTGCTGCAGATTTATCTAGAATGGGATATGACGTTACAATTTTTGAAGCATTCCATGTTGCAGGTGGTGTGTTAGTATACGGAATACCGGAGTTCAGATTGCCAAAGGCGATTGTTGAAGAGGAAATATCAATGCTATCAAAGATGGGAGTAAAGTTCGTGTTTGATTTTCTTGTAGGTCGAACAAGGACAATCCAAGGACTTTTTGATGATGGATTTAAGGCAGTATTTTTAGGAACAGGCGCAGGACTTCCCCAGTTTATGCATATACCAGGTGAGAATCTTGGCGGGATATATTCTGCAAATGAATTTCTTACAAGGGTAAACCTTATGAAGGCATACAAATTCCCAGAATTTGATACTCCAATAAAGAGAGCAAAAAGAGTTGCCGTTATTGGCGGTGGAAACGTTGCAATGGATGCTGCAAGAACTGCTCTAAGACTTGGAGCAGAGCACGTTTATCTTATTTATAGAAGATCAAGAGAAGAAATGCCTGCAAGGGCTGAAGAAATAGTACATGCAGAAGAAGAAGGCATTGAGTTTGTATTGTTATCTAATCCCGTAAGGTACATTGGTGATGAGAAGGGATTTGTAAAACAAGTAGAGTGTATTAAGATGCAGTTGGGCGAGCCTGATAGTTCTGGAAGACGAAGACCAATTCCAATAGAAGGTTCAGAATTTACAATAGACATTGATGAAGCAATTGTTGCAATTGGAACTACGCCCAATCCAATCATTGCAAAGACAACCGAAGGTTTAAAAGTTGGAAGACATGGTGAAATTCTTGTTGATGAAAATTTACAGACATCCGTTAAAGGTGTTTTTGCAGGTGGGGATATTGTTACAGGTGCAGCGACAGTTATTACTGCAATGGGTGCAGGCCGTCTTGCCGCAAAGTCAATCGACAGATTCATAAAGGGAGAGATTTAG
- the mrdA gene encoding penicillin-binding protein 2 yields the protein MNRRKLEFNYIIYSLILVLIFTLMGRAYYLQIVKGDYYNELSQYRSVRIIETQPMRGRILDKNGVVLAEDIPSYSVAVVMEDVKNPQEEFKILSSIIGIEQSDIEEKIRKANVPPYENVIIKKDISIKERVQIEELQDRLPGINVITSYKRYYPFKEIGSAFLGYVGPVTLDDIKTDSYYDINDVIGKQGLELQYEKYLRGIKGKKEVLVDAIGRVKSVLYEEKPIPGNDIYLNIDINVQKNLEDLVGDRTGVSIVMDPRTGGIIAMVSHPTFDPNLFVNGISEKDYKTLLEKNAFINRAVQSRFPPGSTFKSLTLISALEKGVITKETIIDCGPYVTIGGRNFKDWVYPSSFGRQTPSVALANSSDVFFYKLGLMTGEDTIKHYADLLKVADLTQIDLPFEISGIVPSPQWKKEIMGEQWYLGDTANMSIGQGFVSLTPIEVASFYQIIANNGVGLTPHLLDKIVSPKGEIIFEYKPQVRVEYKFKQDTLNTVKDGLEGLSNKPDMRIMRVNGVIVCSKTGTAEVGDKEAHVHHWLVSFSPRENASVLGLFFFEYSTFPSSHALAPLMRDLLKNFF from the coding sequence ATGAACAGAAGAAAACTTGAATTCAATTATATAATTTATTCTTTAATTTTAGTCCTCATCTTTACCCTTATGGGGCGAGCATATTATCTTCAAATAGTTAAAGGGGATTACTATAACGAATTGTCTCAATATAGAAGTGTAAGAATCATTGAAACTCAACCCATGAGGGGACGTATTCTTGATAAGAATGGCGTTGTTCTTGCAGAAGACATACCCTCATATAGTGTTGCAGTAGTTATGGAAGATGTTAAAAACCCACAGGAAGAGTTTAAGATACTTTCCTCAATAATTGGCATAGAGCAATCAGACATTGAGGAAAAGATAAGAAAAGCAAATGTCCCACCTTATGAGAATGTTATCATAAAGAAAGACATTTCAATCAAAGAAAGAGTCCAGATAGAGGAGTTGCAGGATAGATTACCAGGAATAAACGTTATCACATCTTATAAAAGATATTATCCTTTTAAAGAAATTGGTTCTGCCTTTCTTGGGTATGTAGGACCAGTTACCCTTGATGACATAAAAACGGATAGTTATTACGATATAAACGATGTAATCGGGAAACAAGGACTAGAACTTCAGTATGAGAAATATTTAAGGGGAATTAAAGGAAAGAAAGAGGTGCTTGTTGATGCCATTGGCAGGGTAAAATCTGTTTTATACGAGGAAAAACCAATTCCTGGAAATGACATTTATCTTAATATTGATATAAATGTACAAAAGAATCTTGAAGATCTTGTTGGAGATAGAACTGGCGTTTCAATTGTGATGGACCCAAGGACTGGTGGTATAATTGCAATGGTATCACATCCAACGTTTGATCCAAATCTTTTTGTAAATGGAATAAGCGAAAAAGACTATAAAACCCTTTTAGAAAAGAATGCCTTTATAAATCGTGCGGTGCAATCAAGATTTCCACCTGGTTCAACTTTTAAGAGTTTGACACTTATTTCTGCTCTCGAAAAAGGTGTTATTACAAAGGAAACCATCATTGACTGTGGCCCTTATGTAACAATAGGTGGAAGAAATTTTAAAGATTGGGTTTATCCTTCTTCATTTGGAAGACAAACTCCTTCTGTTGCTTTAGCAAATTCAAGCGATGTGTTTTTCTACAAATTAGGTCTTATGACTGGAGAAGATACGATAAAACATTATGCTGACCTTTTAAAGGTAGCCGATTTAACTCAAATAGACCTTCCTTTTGAAATAAGTGGGATTGTTCCGTCTCCTCAATGGAAGAAGGAAATAATGGGAGAACAGTGGTATTTGGGCGATACTGCGAATATGTCAATTGGTCAAGGGTTCGTATCCCTTACTCCGATTGAAGTTGCTTCTTTTTATCAAATAATAGCCAATAATGGAGTTGGACTAACGCCACATTTATTAGATAAAATAGTATCTCCAAAAGGGGAAATTATTTTTGAATATAAACCACAAGTTAGAGTTGAATACAAGTTCAAGCAAGACACACTTAACACAGTGAAAGATGGCCTTGAAGGTCTTTCTAATAAACCCGATATGAGGATTATGCGTGTAAATGGAGTGATTGTTTGTTCAAAAACAGGCACTGCTGAAGTTGGTGATAAAGAAGCACATGTTCACCATTGGCTTGTCTCTTTTTCACCTCGTGAAAATGCTTCAGTTTTAGGGCTTTTCTTTTTTGAGTATTCTACTTTTCCATCGTCGCATGCACTTGCTCCTCTTATGAGGGACTTGCTAAAAAACTTTTTTTGA
- the mreC gene encoding rod shape-determining protein MreC, producing the protein MTTIKMQFPRERLALYAVLTILFLIFVAGLVGYGITPKSIYEVLVLKPVSLIIDFFNNTYSSVQNYFISIVKGKALIIENQNLRDYISTLESRLKILLGYYYENIELKNLLGIKHNIKFNTIGCNIILYSKSGNFLVIDRGKDSNLKIDMPVVYSVDGVTSFLVGKITEVSNNTSKVTLETSPNFKVGVKNASRGGIDVASGNGNGLTVVRPSQDVSDSLSDIFVTVEESGIFPKDIVVGKVSKIKKISAVENEIELEPLIDFYTIRNVLVITSYEKN; encoded by the coding sequence TTGACTACTATAAAGATGCAATTTCCTCGTGAAAGGCTTGCTTTATATGCAGTTTTAACAATCTTGTTCTTAATTTTCGTTGCAGGCCTTGTTGGTTATGGTATTACACCGAAGAGTATTTATGAAGTTTTAGTATTAAAACCTGTAAGTCTAATAATAGATTTTTTCAATAATACTTACTCCTCTGTTCAAAATTACTTTATTTCTATTGTAAAAGGCAAGGCTTTGATTATAGAGAATCAAAATCTTAGAGACTATATTTCAACACTTGAAAGTAGGTTAAAGATTCTTTTGGGATACTATTACGAAAATATCGAACTTAAAAATCTTCTTGGGATAAAACACAATATAAAGTTCAACACAATTGGTTGTAATATAATCTTGTATAGTAAATCTGGCAACTTCCTTGTAATTGATAGAGGGAAAGATTCTAATTTAAAGATTGATATGCCCGTCGTATACTCTGTTGACGGTGTGACTTCTTTTCTCGTTGGTAAAATCACTGAAGTTTCTAACAATACATCTAAAGTAACTCTTGAAACAAGTCCGAATTTTAAAGTTGGAGTTAAAAACGCTTCTCGAGGGGGGATTGATGTTGCCTCTGGTAATGGAAATGGTTTAACAGTTGTTCGTCCTTCCCAAGACGTCTCCGATTCCTTATCTGACATATTTGTAACAGTTGAGGAAAGTGGTATTTTTCCGAAAGACATTGTTGTAGGAAAGGTATCTAAAATAAAAAAAATAAGTGCAGTAGAGAATGAAATTGAACTTGAGCCTTTGATTGACTTTTATACTATTAGAAATGTATTGGTAATCACATCTTATGAAAAAAATTGA
- a CDS encoding Gx transporter family protein yields the protein MSTQFPTNSKIRTIVYLSLLISIGVVLNLIEPVQLFPLLPGAKLGLANLSTVLAILLFNGGYGILVAIFRTIVSQVFRGSFNWLSFGTSFFGGVSAAVLMAIVFHLFRKKISIEGISALGGIVNNISQVIFVYLVTKNSFFLFYLFFLIPIGGVSGFVIGVLSKAVYNRLKLR from the coding sequence GTGTCGACTCAATTTCCTACTAATTCAAAGATACGAACTATTGTATATCTTTCACTTCTTATTTCAATTGGTGTAGTTCTGAATCTTATTGAGCCTGTTCAACTGTTTCCGCTATTACCTGGCGCAAAACTTGGACTTGCAAATCTTTCGACTGTTCTTGCGATTTTACTTTTTAATGGTGGATATGGAATACTTGTTGCAATTTTTAGAACCATTGTAAGTCAAGTGTTTAGAGGATCATTCAATTGGCTCTCTTTTGGAACAAGTTTCTTTGGTGGAGTAAGTGCCGCCGTTTTAATGGCAATAGTATTTCACTTATTCAGGAAAAAAATTAGTATAGAAGGAATATCTGCACTTGGTGGAATAGTAAATAATATTTCACAAGTAATTTTTGTTTACTTGGTAACTAAAAATTCATTTTTTCTTTTTTATCTCTTTTTTCTTATCCCAATTGGTGGTGTTTCAGGTTTTGTTATTGGAGTTTTGTCTAAGGCTGTGTATAATAGGTTGAAGTTGCGATGA
- a CDS encoding NusG domain II-containing protein, with translation MKPGDKIILLLVVVSLVLGIGIRLYGNRNSSKYVVVMADGKLYQKIPLLKDLKKSIIMVKSNEGYLYLEIEQDRVRVIDSTCPDKLCIKQGWISNIGETIVCLPNRITISIVGGNVSVDSISY, from the coding sequence TTGAAACCGGGGGATAAAATAATTTTACTGTTGGTGGTTGTTTCTCTTGTTTTGGGAATTGGAATTAGGCTTTATGGGAATAGAAATTCTTCTAAATATGTTGTTGTCATGGCCGATGGAAAACTTTACCAAAAGATTCCTCTTTTAAAAGACCTTAAAAAGAGCATAATAATGGTAAAAAGTAATGAAGGTTATCTTTACTTAGAAATTGAACAAGATAGAGTAAGAGTGATTGACTCTACATGTCCTGATAAACTTTGTATTAAACAAGGATGGATTTCAAATATTGGTGAGACAATCGTTTGTCTTCCAAATAGAATTACTATTTCAATTGTAGGAGGTAATGTTAGTGTCGACTCAATTTCCTACTAA